Genomic DNA from Verrucomicrobiota bacterium:
GTGCCAAGTCTTCAGGCTTGGTTGCCTGCTTTACGCTTCAGGGGTTTATCATCGGCTTGGCCGGTACGGTGATCGGTTTCTCTGGTGCGTTTCTGGCTTTGGCCTATCGCAACGAGATTGTGAAGTATGCTGCTGGTATATTTAATAAGGAGGAAACCCTTATCCGGTTTTATCAATTTACTAAAATCCCCGTCGACTACGAGCAATCCGACTTTGTTTTCATTTTTGTAAGTGCCATACTTATCAGCACCCTTGCGGGATTGATCCCCGCTTACCGCGCAAGCCGATTAAAGCCGGCATCTGCACTGCGGAGCGAGTAAAACGCTACTCTTTCAACTGCTTCACGAACGCTTCCGCTTCAGCGATGGCCGCATTCATATCTTGGATAAGGTCTGCGACTTCTTCTTCCATCGCGGTGACTTCACTTTGAATCGAAGCGATAGCACGTGCGTTCAAATTGTGTTTTAGAAAAAGTACCTGATCGTTGAATACTACCAGAATGGGATTCATCTTCTCTTCCGCTTTGTTCATAGCAGTCAGGAGCTTCTCATACTCTTTTCGCGTTTGAGTAAGCTGGGCCTGACTTGACTCACGATACTTGTCAGATGAAAAATCAGCCAACTCCGTTTCCCATTCATCAAACAAGGCTTCGGCGACATTTTTAACTGCGGCGATCCGGCCACGCACATCGTTGGCCCTGCGGACCGAGAGGTCATACTCTTTTTGTAACCGGTCGTAAGTTTCCTGGAGTTTGCTACCTTCGACCGTGACGGTCGCACGAAATGCTTCCAAAGCATCGGCAAATTGTTCTTTGGCGACTTCCTGGCTTTCTTGTGCCTCGGTGACTCGATCTACCAGTATCTCGCGTTTGTGAATCCCCATGCGTTCCATGGTATCGTAATAAACGGTTTGGCAACCCCAGGTTAGTAATGAAACCAAAAACAAAAGAATAGATGACCAAAATCCCATAGGAGGCAGGCTAGTGGGTTTATTTCACAAAGGACAACCCCTTTAGGTAGCAGGCTGGTTATTTCCCCAGCTTATGTTTGATGACCCATTTGAGATGGTTAAACAACAAACCTGGATTAGTAAGTGACTGTTTGAGTTTTCTGCGCCGACGAAACTTGGGGTGTTCATAGATGTCGCCGTGTTTAGCGTGAAATTCAAAGACAATGTATTTGGCCATCGTATCGCTCGTGCATGTCAGGCCATGGGGCTCGCCGGCGGCATAATATATGAGAGCAGGCGCCTTTACTTTCTCTCCAAGCGTCTCGATTTCTCCTTCAAAAAGTAAGATCCCCACATCATATGCATCCTCGTGAGGCGCGTATCCGGCCTTCGGTTTCATTCGGGTGGCATGCACTTGGAGCTTCCTCAGGAAACTGGTTTTTCCTTCCAGGATTACCTCCATCTTTTGGTCCTCGGAAAATACATCACTGTTTGCCAGTTGCTCCGAGGCTTTCATGAATACTCGATCCAGCAAGTGCTCGGAGTGGTATTCGTCCGTAATCCATTTTAACATCAGGTAGACCACAGGAGCATCTGAGGGGT
This window encodes:
- a CDS encoding DUF2959 domain-containing protein translates to MGFWSSILLFLVSLLTWGCQTVYYDTMERMGIHKREILVDRVTEAQESQEVAKEQFADALEAFRATVTVEGSKLQETYDRLQKEYDLSVRRANDVRGRIAAVKNVAEALFDEWETELADFSSDKYRESSQAQLTQTRKEYEKLLTAMNKAEEKMNPILVVFNDQVLFLKHNLNARAIASIQSEVTAMEEEVADLIQDMNAAIAEAEAFVKQLKE